In Herbaspirillum seropedicae, a single window of DNA contains:
- a CDS encoding methyl-accepting chemotaxis protein, producing the protein MLSSLRARLIFICVLIVALAMIILSAANIFTVRSDTLEAISSQTQQLTESHAANISEWVRSKRVVTGAMKQALKQSDVLPIVAAAQEAGSFDDAYIGYPDKRMLALHPMPAGYDPTARPWYKQAVEAGKPVLTAPYVDATTGKLVVTFAEPVGDKSNLQAVLGSDVQLDNVVRTVAGIKPTPSSFAFIVGKDGVIITHPNKELALKPVSSLDQTLSAQSLAGMKQGGSATIGGIRYLLFTQPIANTDWSLVVALDYREATHAIGALMTLSTVLAVLAIVASAILLSYTITRLLRRLGVVRNAMEEIASGDGDLTRRLDTSGKDELAQISRAFNHFADKISRTLLDIRRASESVKVSSSEIASGNMDLSARTEQQAGSLEETASAMEELTSTVKQNADNARQANQLAVSASDVAVHGGQVVGQVVATMSSINESSRKIVDIISVIDGIAFQTNILALNAAVEAARAGEQGRGFAVVASEVRSLAQRSATAAKEIKGLIDDSVQKVETGSQLVAQAGSTMEEVVSSVRRVTDIVGEISAASQEQSSGITEVGNAVNQMDEATQQNAALVEQAAAAAKSLQEQAAHLAAVVAGFKLDESGAAHPMSPPPAPAAAPAAPQARSAAVNVTPKPAALKAKPAAKPVLAAQAAAAPAPASAPALAAKPPAAPKAPGKAAPKSSGGDDWEEF; encoded by the coding sequence ATGTTGTCATCACTGCGCGCGCGCCTGATTTTCATTTGCGTCCTGATCGTGGCCCTGGCCATGATCATCCTCAGCGCGGCCAATATCTTCACGGTCCGCAGCGATACGCTGGAAGCCATTTCCAGCCAGACCCAGCAACTCACCGAAAGCCACGCGGCCAACATCAGCGAATGGGTGCGCAGCAAGCGCGTCGTCACGGGCGCCATGAAGCAGGCCCTCAAGCAGAGCGATGTGCTGCCCATCGTGGCCGCCGCTCAGGAGGCCGGCTCCTTCGATGACGCCTACATCGGCTATCCGGACAAGCGCATGCTGGCCCTGCATCCCATGCCAGCCGGCTACGACCCCACTGCCCGGCCCTGGTACAAGCAGGCCGTCGAGGCGGGCAAGCCCGTGCTGACCGCACCCTACGTGGACGCGACCACCGGCAAGCTGGTGGTCACCTTTGCCGAACCGGTGGGCGACAAGTCCAACCTGCAGGCCGTGCTGGGCTCGGACGTGCAGCTCGACAACGTGGTGCGCACCGTGGCCGGCATCAAGCCCACGCCGTCGAGCTTTGCCTTCATCGTCGGCAAGGATGGCGTCATCATCACCCACCCCAACAAGGAATTGGCCTTGAAGCCGGTTTCTTCGCTCGACCAGACCCTGTCGGCACAATCGCTGGCGGGCATGAAGCAGGGCGGTAGCGCCACCATCGGCGGCATTCGCTACCTGCTCTTCACCCAGCCCATCGCCAACACCGACTGGTCGCTGGTGGTGGCGCTGGATTACCGCGAAGCCACCCACGCCATCGGCGCACTGATGACCCTCTCGACAGTGCTGGCCGTGCTGGCCATCGTGGCCTCGGCCATCCTGCTGAGCTATACCATCACCCGTCTGCTGCGCCGCCTGGGCGTGGTGCGCAATGCCATGGAAGAGATCGCCTCGGGCGATGGCGACCTCACGCGCCGCCTCGATACCAGCGGCAAGGATGAACTGGCGCAGATTTCGCGTGCCTTCAATCATTTTGCCGACAAGATCTCGCGCACCCTGCTGGATATCCGCCGCGCTTCCGAATCGGTGAAGGTGTCCTCCAGCGAGATCGCCAGCGGCAACATGGACCTCTCGGCCCGTACCGAACAGCAGGCTGGCTCCCTTGAAGAAACCGCCTCGGCCATGGAAGAACTGACCTCGACCGTGAAGCAGAATGCCGACAATGCCCGCCAGGCCAACCAACTGGCGGTGTCGGCCTCGGACGTGGCCGTGCATGGCGGACAGGTGGTGGGGCAGGTGGTAGCGACGATGAGCTCCATCAATGAATCCTCGCGCAAGATCGTCGACATCATCAGCGTCATCGATGGCATCGCCTTCCAGACCAATATCCTGGCCTTGAATGCGGCGGTGGAAGCGGCCCGCGCCGGCGAGCAGGGGCGCGGATTCGCCGTGGTGGCATCAGAAGTGCGCTCGCTGGCCCAGCGTTCGGCCACCGCCGCCAAGGAGATCAAGGGTCTCATCGACGACTCGGTGCAGAAGGTCGAGACCGGCAGCCAGCTGGTGGCCCAGGCCGGATCGACCATGGAAGAGGTGGTCTCCAGCGTGCGCCGGGTGACCGACATCGTCGGCGAGATCAGCGCAGCGAGCCAGGAACAGAGTTCCGGCATCACCGAGGTGGGCAATGCGGTGAACCAGATGGATGAAGCCACGCAGCAGAACGCCGCGCTGGTGGAGCAGGCGGCGGCAGCGGCCAAGTCGCTGCAGGAGCAGGCCGCGCATCTGGCTGCGGTCGTGGCGGGATTCAAGCTCGACGAGAGCGGCGCGGCGCACCCCATGAGCCCGCCGCCGGCCCCTGCGGCAGCCCCGGCAGCGCCGCAGGCACGCAGCGCGGCGGTCAATGTCACGCCCAAGCCAGCCGCCCTGAAGGCCAAGCCAGCCGCCAAGCCGGTCCTGGCGGCCCAAGCTGCTGCCGCCCCGGCGCCGGCATCCGCCCCGGCGCTGGCCGCCAAACCGCCAGCAGCACCCAAGGCGCCCGGCAAGGCGGCTCCCAAGAGCAGCGGCGGTGACGACTGGGAAGAGTTCTAA